One window of the Solanum stenotomum isolate F172 chromosome 11, ASM1918654v1, whole genome shotgun sequence genome contains the following:
- the LOC125844512 gene encoding short-chain dehydrogenase/reductase 2b-like, with amino-acid sequence MGDACKYAVVTGANKGIGFETVKQLANSGVTVFLTARDEKRGTEAMDLLNEQGFSNVVFHQLDVQDAQSIESLTKFIQTQYGRLDILLLNKFLKVNAGASGVVPDEDVLRAMNMDLVDWVR; translated from the exons ATGGGAGATGCTTGTAAGTATGCAGTGGTTACAGGAGCAAACAAGGGAATTGGCTTCGAGACTGTTAAGCAGCTCGCCAATTCAGGTGTAACGGTTTTCTTAACAGCCAGAGACGAAAAGAGAGGAACTGAAGCAATGGACTTGCTGAATGAACAAGGATTTTCAAATGTTGTGTTTCATCAGCTTGATGTTCAAGATGCTCAGAGCATTGAGTCCTTAACAAAGTTCATACAAACACAATATGGGAGGCTTGATATTCTG TTGCTGAATAAATTTCTGAAGGTAAATGCTGGAGCTTCTGGAGTTGTACCTGATGAAGATGTCCTAAGGGCCATGAACATGGATCTTGTAGACTGGGTAAGATAA
- the LOC125844513 gene encoding uncharacterized protein LOC125844513, whose product MFKIREFESEHTCLLLHNSLSERQATKSVAGSIIVSKCAEPDVIYTPKDIQRDMLVEYGMRLTYMQAWRAKEAALELVRGDPIQSYAKLPSYFHILEATYPGSHIRLHKSEDDRFLYAFVALFTSIKGWEYCRPIVVVDGTFLKGAYKGTLLAANTLDAAGSILPLAYAIVDSENDASWRWFFEQFRDAFGQRLEMCIVSDRHASIIKAASRVYDEMTIP is encoded by the exons ATGTTCAAGATTAGAGAATTTGAAAGTGAACACACATGTTTGTTGCTACATAATTCATTATCGGAAAGGCAAGCAACTAAGAGTGTTGCTGGGAGTATTATTGTCAGTAAATGTGCTGAACCAGATGTTATTTACACACCAAAAGATATACAACGTGACATGTTAGTTGAATATGGTATGCGACTCACATATATGCAAGCATGGAGAGCTAAAGAAGCAGCTCTTGAATTAGTCCGGGGTGATCCAATTCAATCATATGCAAAGTTGCCAAGCTACTTTCACATACTAGAGGCAACTTACCCTGGTTCCCATATAAGATTGCACAAATCAGAGGATGACCGTTTTCTATATGCGTTTGTAGCTTTGTTCACCTCGATAAAAGGATGGGAATATTGTAGACCAATTGTAGTTGTTGATGGAACTTTCTTAAAAGGAGCATACAAAGGGACACTACTAGCCGCTAATACCTTAGATGCAGCAG GGAGTATACTGCCACTTGCTTATGCCATTGTTGATTCAGAGAATGATGCATCTTGGAGGTGGTTTTTTGAGCAATTCAGAGACGCATTCGGTCAAAGATTAGAGATGTGTATCGTTTCCGATAGGCATGCAAGCATTATTAAGGCAGCTTCGAGAGTCTATGATGAA ATGACAATCCCTTAA
- the LOC125845283 gene encoding short-chain dehydrogenase/reductase 2b-like has protein sequence MGDVCRYAVVTGANKGIGFETVKQLAKTGVTVVLTARNEKRGMEATSLLNEQGLSNVVFHQLDVQDARSIESLAKFIQTQYGRLDILVNNAGVSGVVVDEDVLRALNVDPEDWLAGKAVNVIQVAMKTTYESAKLCLDTNYYGVKNVTEALLPLLQNSPSARIVNVSSLRSELKRVPNEERRKELGDVENLTEDKIDKILQNFLHDLKQDALEVNGWQMMLPAYSISKVSLNAYTRILARKYPKMCINCVHPGYVNTDINWHTGTMPVEEGAEGSVMLALLPDEGPTGCYFDRTVVDEF, from the exons ATGGGAGATGTTTGTAGGTATGCAGTTGTTACAGGAGCAAACAAGGGAATTGGCTTCGAGACTGTCAAGCAGCTTGCAAAAACAGGTGTAACGGTTGTCTTAACAGCCAGAAATGAAAAGAGGGGAATGGAAGCAACATCCTTGCTGAATGAACAAGGACTTTCAAATGTTGTGTTTCATCAGCTTGATGTTCAAGATGCTCGGAGCATTGAGTCCTTAGCGAAGTTCATACAAACACAATATGGGAGGCTTGATATTCTG GTAAATAATGCTGGAGTTTCTGGAGTTGTAGTTGATGAAGATGTCCTAAGGGCCTTGAATGTAGATCCTGAAGACTGG TTAGCAGGGAAAGCTGTCAACGTCATTCAAGTTGCGATGAAAACAACTTATGAGAGTGCCAAATTATGCTTGGACACTAATTACTATGGTGTTAAGAATGTTACTGAAGCTCTTCTTCCATTGCTGCAAAATTCTCCTTCAGCAAGAATTGTTAATGTCTCCTCCCTTAGAAGTGAATTAAAG CGAGTACCAAACGAGGAGAGGAGAAAGGAGCTAGGAGATGTTGAAAACCTGACAGAAGATAAAATCGACAAGATTCTGCAGAATTTTTTGCATGATCTGAAACAAGATGCTCTCGAGGTGAACGGTTGGCAGATGATGCTACCAGCATATAGCATATCGAAAGTCTCACTCAATGCTTACACTCGAATTCTTGCCAGAAAGTACCCGAAAATGTGTATCAATTGTGTCCATCCTGGATACGTCAACACAGATATAAACTGGCATACAGGAACAATGCCTGTCGAAGAAGGAGCTGAAGGATCTGTCATGCTAGCTCTTTTGCCTGATGAAGGACCTACTGGTTGCTACTTTGATCGTACAGTAGTTGACGAGTTTTAG
- the LOC125845182 gene encoding agmatine hydroxycinnamoyltransferase 1-like, which translates to MNVKIESSKIIKPLYEGIPPSTTTHIPFNVFDNVTFDTLMALIYAYRPPTPPTSTIEMGLRKTLSIYREWAGRIGEDEHGNRGVFLNDEGVRFIEASVDASLDEVLPLKPSPSMLSLHPSLKDVVELIQVQVTRFMCGSVVVGFTGHHMIADGHAASNFFVAWGQACRGMEIAPLPMNDRAIFRPRDPPLIEYNHVGAEFVSKLVNKELVKVNNDEINEKKNIIVHKVHFTLEFLGKLKAHASFMNGKAKTYSTFESLIAHLWRVITKSRDLNALQNTQIRISVDGRRRIIPRVPDEFFGNIVLWAFPTSKVKDLLDEPLHYATKIIHDAITKVDDKYFKSFIDFANDEKVLTRQDLIPSANMKEDSLSPNLEVDSWLRFPFYDLDFGTGCPFVFMPSYYPIEGMMFLVPSFIGDGSIDAFIPLYEHNLTSFKNICYSLDLKAK; encoded by the coding sequence ATGAATGTGAAAATTGAGAGTTCAAAAATCATCAAGCCATTGTATGAAGGAATTCCACCTTCAACTACAACTCATATTCCTTTCAATGTCTTTGACAATGTAACATTTGATACTCTAATGGCTTTGATTTATGCCTATAGACCACCCACCCCTCCCACATCCACTATCGAAATGGGACTTCGAAAGACGTTATCAATTTATCGAGAGTGGGCTGGGCGAATAGGTGAAGATGAACACGGTAATCGAGGAGTTTTTCTCAATGATGAGGGTGTTCGATTCATTGAGGCGTCAGTGGACGCCTCGTTGGACGAAGTATTGCCCTTAAAGCCTTCGCCCTCTATGCTCTCCTTACATCCTAGTTTAAAGGATGTAGTGGAGTTAATCCAAGTCCAAGTCACACGTTTCATGTGTGGCTCTGTGGTGGTCGGTTTTACCGGCCACCACATGATAGCTGACGGCCATGCTGCAAGCAACTTTTTTGTAGCGTGGGGTCAAGCATGCCGAGGAATGGAAATTGCACCCCTCCCGATGAACGATCGTGCTATTTTCCGCCCTCGGGATCCACCCCTCATCGAGTACAACCATGTTGGGGCTGAATTCGTGTCCAAACTAGTAAACAAAGAGTTAGTCAAAGTCAACAACGATGAaattaatgagaaaaaaaacatCATAGTCCACAAAGTCCATTTCACCTTGGAGTTCCTAGGGAAACTCAAGGCGCATGCATCTTTTATGAATGGAAAGGCTAAAACTTATAGCACGTTCGAAAGTCTAATAGCCCATTTATGGAGGGTTATTACAAAATCACGTGACTTAAACGCGTTACAAAATACTCAAATTCGAATATCGGTTGATGGAAGGAGAAGAATTATACCTAGAGTTCCGGATGAATTTTTTGGAAATATAGTCTTATGGGCATTTCCAACATCAAAAGTGAAGGACTTACTAGATGAGCCACTTCACTATGCAACAAAAATTATTCATGATGCAATTACTAAAGTTGATGATAAATATTTCAAGTCATTTATTGATTTTGCAAATGATGAGAAAGTGTTGACTAGACAGGATTTAATACCAAGTGCAAACATGAAGGAGGACTCACTTAGTCCAAATTTGGAAGTTGATAGTTGGTTGAGGTTTCCATTTTATGACTTGGATTTTGGTACTGGTTGTCCATTTGTGTTTATGCCTTCTTATTATCCAATAGAAGGGATGATGTTTCTTGTGCCATCATTTATTGGAGATGGAAGCATTGATGCTTTTATTCCTTTATATGAACACAATTTAACAAGTTTCAAGAATATTTGTTACTCTCTAGATTTGAAAGCAAAATGA
- the LOC125845153 gene encoding putative disease resistance RPP13-like protein 1 codes for MEVGLAVGGAFLSSALNVLFDRLAPHGDLLNMFQKHKHHVQLLKKLKMTLLGLQAVLSDAENKQASNQFVSQWLDELRDAVNSAENLIEQVNYEALRLKVEGQHQNLAETSNQQVSNLNLCLSDNFFLNIKEKLEDTMETLEDLEKQIGRLGLKEHFGSTKQDTRTTSTSLVDDSDIFGRQSETEDLIDRLLSEDASGKNLTVVPIVGMGGVGKTTLAKAVYNDERVKKHFGLKAWFCVSEAYDAFRITKGILQEIGKFDSKDVHNNLNQLQVKLKESLKGKKFLIVLDDVWNDNYNEWDDLRNAFVQGDIGSKIIMTTRKDSVALMMGCGAIYVGILSSEASWALFKRHSLENRDPEEHPEFEEVGKQIADKCKGLPLALKALAGVLRCKSEVDEWRDILRSEIWELPSCLNGILPALMLSYNDLPAHLKQCFAYCAIYPKDYQFCKDQVIHLWIANGLVQQFHSGNQYFLELRSRSLFEMVSESSEWNSEKFLMHDLVNDLAQIASSNLCIRLEENKGSHMLEQCRHMSYSIGKDGEFEKLKSLFKSEQLRTLLSINIQFHYKKNLSKRVQHNILPRLTSLRALSLSHYDIVELPNDLFIKLKLLRFLDISETKINKLPDSICGLYNLKTLLLSSCADLEELPLQMEKLINLRHLDISNTSLLKMPLHLSKLKSLQVLMGAKFLLGGWRMEDLGEAQNLYGSVSVVELQNVVDSREAVKAKMREKNHVDKLSLEWSESSSADNSQTERDILDELRPHKNIKGVEITGYRGTKFPNWLADPLFLKLVQLSIDNCKNCYSLPALGQLPCLKFLSIRGMPGLTKVTEEFYGSWSSKKPFNCLEKLEFEDMTEWKQWHVLGVGEFPILENLSIKRCPEVSLETPIQLSSLKRFEGIGCPKVFDDAQLFRSQLEGMKQIEELYISDCNSVTSLPFSILPTTLKRIEISGCKKLKLEVPVGEMSMFLEELRVEGSDCIDDISPELLPRARRLNVSNCHNLTRVLIPTATETLRIRNCENVEKLSLACGGTQMRSLTIWDCKKLKWLPERMQELLPSLKKLVLLSCPEIESFPEGGLPFNLQALGIYGCKKLVNGRKAWCLQRLPCLKSLTIYHDGSDEEIVGGENWELPSSIQTLTISNLKTLSSQHLKSLTSLQYLRIQGNLPQIESMLEQGQFSSFSHLTSLLIGKFPNLQSLSESALPSSLSQLEISYCPNLQSLPVKGIPSSLSKLSILECPLLTPLLEYWPKIAHISTIEIDRECM; via the coding sequence ATGGAGGTTGGCTTAGCAGTTGGTGGTGCATTTCTCTCTTCAGCTTTGAATGTTCTCTTTGATAGGCTTGCTCCTCACGGTGATCTTCTCAACAtgtttcagaagcataagcatCATGTTCAGCTCTTAAAGAAGCTGAAAATGACTTTACTTGGTCTTCAAGCTGTTCTAAGTGATGCAGAGAATAAGCAGGCATCAAATCAATTTGTGAGCCAGTGGCTTGATGAGCTTCGAGATGCTGTGAACTCTGCTGAAAACTTAATTGAACAAGTCAATTATGAAGCTTTGAGGCTTAAGGTGGAAGGTCAGCATCAGAATCTTGCAGAAACAAGCAACCAGCAAGTAAGTAACCTTAACCTGTGCTTgagtgataatttttttcttaacataAAGGAGAAGTTGGAAGACACCATGGAAACATTGGAGGATTTGGAAAAGCAAATTGGCCGCCTTGGCTTAAAGGAGCATTTTGGTTCGACTAAACAAGACACTAGAACAACTTCAACTTCTTTGGTTGATGATTCTGATATCTTTGGTAGGCAGAGCGAAACAGAGGATTTGATTGACCGTTTATTGTCTGAAGATGCAAGTGGAAAAAATCTGACTGTAGTTCCTATTGTTGGAATGGGCGGAGTGGGTAAGACAACACTTGCTAAAGCCGTTTACAATGATGAGAGGGTGAAGAAACATTTTGGTTTGAAAGCTTGGTTTTGTGTTTCTGAGGCATATGATGCTTTCAGAATAACAAAAGGGATACTTCAAGAAATTGGAAAATTTGACTCAAAGGATGTCCACAACAATCTTAATCAGCTTCAAGTCAAATTGAAGGAAAGCTTGAAGGGAAAGAAGTTCCTTATTGTTTTGGATGATGTGTGGAATGACAACTACAATGAGTGGGATGACTTGAGAAATGCTTTTGTACAAGGAGATATAGGAAGTAAGATCATTATGACGACACGTAAAGATAGTGTTGCCTTGATGATGGGTTGTGGGGCAATCTACGTGGGAATTCTGTCTAGTGAAGCCTCTTGGGCTTTATTCAAACGACATTCACTAGAAAATAGGGATCCTGAGGAACATCCAGAATTTGAAGAGGTTGGAAAACAAATTGCAGACAAGTGCAAAGGGTTGCCTTTAGCTCTAAAGGCACTTGCTGGTGTTTTACGCTGCAAATCAGAGGTGGATGAGTGGAGAGACATTTTAAGGAGTGAAATATGGGAGCTGCCAAGTTGTTTGAATGGTATATTACCAGCACTGATGTTGAGCTACAATGATCTTCCTGCACATTTGAAGCAATGTTTTGCTTATTGTGCAATATATCCCAAAGATTATCAATTTTGCAAAGACCAAGTTATTCACCTGTGGATTGCTAATGGTCTTGTACAGCAGTTTCATTCAGGTAACCAATACTTTCTCGAGTTGAGATCAAGATCACTGTTCGAAATGGTCTCAGAGTCTTCTGAATGGAACTCAGAGAAATTCTTAATGCATGACCTTGTCAATGATTTGGCCCAAATTGCATCTTCAAATCTTTGTATAAGGTTGGAAGAGAACAAAGGATCGCATATGTTGGAACAATGTCGGCACATGTCCTATTCAATAGGAAAAGATGGTGagtttgagaaattgaaatcaCTCTTTAAATCAGAGCAGCTGAGGACATTGCTTTCAATCAATATCCAGTTccattacaaaaaaaatctaaGCAAGAGGGTGCAGCATAACATATTGCCAAGACTAACATCCTTAAGGGCATTATCGTTGTCTCATTACGATATTGTTGAGTTGCCAAATGACttgtttatcaaattaaagctACTGCGATTTTTGGATATTTCTGAGACAAAGATTAATAAGTTGCCAGATTCCATTTGTGGATTGTATAACTTAAAGACACTTCTCCTGTCATCTTGTGCTGATCTTGAGGAGCTACCGCTGCAGATGGAGAAGTTGATTAACTTGCGTCATCTTGACATAAGCAACACTTCTCTCTTGAAGATGCCGCTACATCTGAGCAAGTTGAAAAGCCTACAAGTGCTAATGGGAGCCAAGTTTCTTCTAGGTGGTTGGAGAATGGAAGATTTGGGTGAAGCACAGAATTTGTATGGATCTGTATCAGTTGTAGAGTTGCAAAATGTGGTTGATAGTAGGGAAGCTGTGAAGGCAAAGATGAGGGAGAAGAATCATGTTGACAAGTTATCTTTGGAGTGGAGTGAAAGTAGTAGTGCCGACAATTCACAAACAGAAAGAGACATACTTGATGAGCTACGCCCgcataaaaacataaaaggaGTCGAAATCACTGGATATAGAGGGACAAAATTTCCCAATTGGCTAGCTGATCCTTTGTTTCTTAAGCTAGTACAGTTATCTATTGATAACTGCAAGAACTGTTATTCCTTGCCAGCACTAGGACAACTCCCTTGTTTGAAATTCCTTTCGATTAGAGGGATGCCTGGATTAACAAAGGTGACGGAAGAATTCTATGGCAGTTGGTCCTCCAAAAAGCCTTTTAACTGTCTTGAGAAGCTTGAATTTGAAGATATGACGGAGTGGAAGCAATGGCACGTACTGGGAGTTGGAGAGTTCCCGATACTTGAGAACCTTTCAATTAAAAGGTGCCCTGAAGTCAGTTTGGAGACACCCATCCAACTTTCAAGTTTAAAAAGGTTTGAAGGTATTGGTTGTCCAAAGGTTTTTGATGATGCTCAACTGTTTAGATCCCAACTTGAGGGAATGAAGCAGATTGAAGAATTATATATTAGTGATTGTAACTCTGTTACCTCCTTACCTTTTAGCATACTGCCCACTACCTTGAAGAGAATAGAGATATCTGGTTGCAAGAAATTGAAATTAGAGGTGCCAGTTGGTGAGATGAGTATGTTTCTAGAGGAATTGAGAGTGGAAGGAAGTGATTGTATAGATGATATATCACCTGAGTTACTCCCAAGAGCACGCAGATTGAATGTATCTAATTGCCACAACCTTACTAGGGTTTTGATTCCTACTGCCACTGAAACTCTCCGTATTCGGAATTGTGAGAATGTTGAAAAACTATCGTTGGCATGTGGGGGTACCCAGATGAGGTCACTGACGATTTGGGACTGCAAGAAGCTGAAGTGGCTGCCAGAACGTATGCAGGAACTCCTTCCATCTCTTAAGAAATTGGTTCTGCTAAGTTGTCCAGAAATAGAGTCTTTTCCTGAAGGAGGATTGCCCTTCAATTTACAAGCCCTTGGGATCTACGGTTGCAAGAAACTGGTGAATGGACGAAAGGCGTGGTGTTTACAGAGACTCCCCTGTCTCAAATCGTTAACGATCTATCATGATGGCAGTGACGAAGAGATTGTTGGTGGTGAGAATTGGGAGTTGCCTTCCTCTATTCAAACACTTACTATATCCAATCTGAAAACATTAAGCAGCCAACATCTCAAAAGCCTCACCTCTCTTCAATATCTACGTATTCAGGGTAATTTACCTCAAATTGAGTCAATGCTGGAACAAGGCCAGTTTTCCTCCTTTTCGCACCTCACTTCGCTACTAATCGGCAAGTTCCCTAATCTCCAATCACTTTCCGAATCAGCACTtccctcctccctctctcagcTGGAGATCTCCTATTGCCCTAATCTCCAATCTCTTCCAGTAAAAGGGATACCATCTTCCCTCTCTAAACTTTCTATTTTAGAATGTCCATTGCTCACACCACTACTAGAATACTGGCCAAAAATTGCTCATATCTCCACCATAGAGATCGACCGGGAATGCATGTGA